Genomic DNA from Candidatus Methylomirabilota bacterium:
GAGCGGAGCTCCTTCGCCCAGGCGGTCCCGAAGGTCATGCTGCCGGGCGTGGCGGGCACGCGCGGCCAGTCGCGCGGCAGCTGGGCCAGGGCGGGCGTCTCGGCGGAATGCTTGTCCGGCAGCTCGATCCGGACCAGCACCAGGTCGGGCGGCACGATCCCGGCCAGGTGCACGAACAGCTCCAGGGCCGCGATGGCGATGGTGCCGCCGGCATAGATGACGGGGGTCCCGATGTGGTTCCAGCGGCCGCCGCCGTCTCGCGCCCCGATCCCCAGCCGGTCGAGGGCAAAGGGACGGCGCGCGATGCGCCAGACGACGGCCCCCGGCACTACAACACGCCGCCGGCGTTGATGGCCTGCAGCACCCGGCGCACCTCGGCGGCCCCGGGTTCGGTATCCAGCATGGACAGGGGCGTGGCGCCGCTCAAGGCGAGGTTCGCGGTCTTGAGCCAGTGCGTGGCCGGCTCTCGGCCGCCGAAGGTCGTCTCTGCCATCCGCGCGATATCGGCCACCCGCACCACGCCCGCGGAGGCCGCGGCATCCAGGGTGCGATTGTCCTTGATCAGCTTGTGCGCGGTGCTCTCGGGGGTGTGGAGCAGCGCGAAGATGACGGCCTTGGGCACCTCGAGATACGCAACCATGTCGTCGACCATGCGTGCCCCCACGCCGGCCCGTATGAGGTCGATCTTCTGGGCCGCGGCGGTCTCGGTCGACACGAATCCCTGAAAGGCCGGGAGCTCTCGCGTGCTTCCCCCGCCCTTCCGACCGGCGGGCCGCATGCGCGCATGCCGCCGGGTCAGGACCGCCCCCGGCGATCTCTTCATGGCTTTGCGTCGCTTGGCCATCGAGGCTCCTCCCTGGTCTCTAGCGTAACTCCAAAACGAGAGTATTGCAACTCCTGATATATAGTGCTCCCTGCCCGGGAATGTACGGGGGGAGCGCCCAGGAATCCGCCGCCGACTGTCATTCTCTGTCACAATTCGTGACACCTGCCGTCAAACTCTCGTCGGCCACTGTCAGCGAACTGACGGATAAGCTTGCATATCGGCCCCTGGCACCGCCGATGCACTTGGACGCGCGCGAACGCAACTTCACGCCGCCTGGCCGATGGGCCGACGGATGGGAGGCTCAGATGCTAGGGCGAATCGTCGGCGCGGTCAGGTTCAGAGAACCCCTCAGCTTCCACACCTCGTTACGGATGGGCGGACCCGCGGAATTCTTCATCATGCCGCAGGACGTCGACGACCTCCGCTACGCGCTCGCCTTCGCCGAGCAGGAAGAGCTGCCCCTCATCGTGATTGGCGGCGGCAACAATCTGCTCGTCTCCGACCGCGGCCTGCAGGCCGTGGTGGTCAAGCTGCAGGGCATTCTCAGCCGGGCCGAGTTCGCGGGCGACGAGGTGGCCGTGGGCGCGGGCATGCCGCTCTCCGCCCTCATCAGAGAAGCGGCGGCCCAGGGCCTGGGCGGCCTCGAGTACCTGGCGGGGATTCCCGCCACGGTCGGGGGCGCGCTGGCCACCAAGGCGCGGACTGGCGAAGGCTCGCTCCTCCAGCACTGCTCGGCCATCTACTTCGTGCATCCCGACGGCACCCTGGGCGAGCACCGCGTGGGCGGACCCGCCACTGGGCAGAGCTTCGATCTGCCGGCGGGCGGCATCCTCGTGGGCTGCCGAATGCAGCTCGAGCGCCGTCCGGCGCAGGTGGTCCAGAAGGCCTTGCAGCACCGGCTGAAGGTGTGGAAGGAATCGCAGCCCTTCGCGCTCGCCACCGCGGGCTACATCTGGAAGAATCCGCCGGGCGACCGCGCGGCCCGTCTCGTCGAGACAGTGGGTCTTCGCGGCAAGCGGGTGAACGGCGCCGAGATCTCGTCGAAGTCCGCCAACCTGATCGTCAACCGCGGCGGGGCCACCCACCATGACATTCTCGCGCTCATGGAGATGGCGCGCGAGCGGGTCGAGACGCGGCTGGGCATCACCCTCCGCCCCGAGATCCGGCTGGTCGGCTTCCCCGCGGGCGTGCCCTTCGAGGCGCAGCCGCTGGAGCTCTCCGCCGCTCGCTAGCTCGCTGCTCGCTGGCGGGTGATCCGGGCCCGCCAGCTTCCTCCTGTGCCACACGCCTGCTGACCGCAACACCCCTTCCCAGAAACGGCTTGACAGCCCCGCGTCGAGGGGCTAACAGGCTCCTTGCCGGGACCGCATGACGATGACTCAGGACGCGGCGAAGGCATGGAGGACCGCCCCCTCATTCACTCAGCCCTCGCCTCGGCGCTAGGAGCGCCTCGGCTCGAACTGCGGCCCTCTCCCCCGATGGGAGAGAGGGATTCAATGGCAGACAGGAGAGACACGATGAAACGCCTGGTCGCCGGAGCGCTATTGCTGGGCTGTCTTCTCTTGGTCCCCGCCGCGGACGCTGGCCCACTCATCTCGGCGAAGCCCTGGGTCACGCAGTCGAATTTGAAGTTCTACTGGCCGCGGTGCTTCATCACCCGCTACCAGCCCGTGCAGTACTCGGCCCTCGACGAGGCGGGGCAACTGGTGACGTGGTGGATCTATGAGCCGATCTGGTTCTGCTGGTAGCCTCACTCGCTCGATTCGCGTTGCAGCGACAGCGAGTGGACGATGCGATCCGCCCCCGCTCCGGCGCCGGTCAGGGCGGCGCCGTCGAGGCGCAACCCGTAGCTGATCTCCGTCCCTGCCAGCGGCGACCCTGACTTGGCGTCGTACCGACCCGTCAAGGTGGCCGCCTGACCGGCGGTTTCGACGGCTCCCGATGCCGTTATCTCGAGACTATTGTCCAGGCGAGGACGGGTGAGGGTCCAGCGCAGGGAATCTCCTTCTGGATAGATCCTGAGCGTGACAGGGAGCGCCCTCGTGGGCAGGCGGAACGTGGCCTGCCCGCGCCAGACTCCGACGAATCCCGCCAGCTCCGGCGGCACCGGCCGGGCGCGCTCGGGAGCCCGAGCGGCCTCCGGCACCACACGCGCCGTCAGGTCCCCGGTACCGCGCAGGGGCACACGCACGGACTGTCGAGACGCATCATGGGCATCCACGAAGTGCACCAGGAGCACGCCATCCGCCATGCTGGTCGTCCCGACCGGCGGGATGAAGAAGACAAACCCGTGGGCCGACTGGCCGGGGTCCAGGAAGACCTCGGCGAGCTCCTTGCTGCGGTAGTCGCTCAGACGCGCCGTGCGCACGGTCTCTTTGTTGGCGGAGGCGGCCAGCACCCCGATGATCCCGAAGCCTATTCCCCAGCCGATGACTTCTCCCATGCCTTGATCGAACCGGGTGGCGACCGCCGTCGCCCCCGCCGAGGCGATCTGGCGGCCGTCGGGAAGGAGCAGGGTCATGTCCGATGCGCGCACGAGGAGCCGCCGCGGGCCCTCGTTCAGGACGAAGACCTGCACGGGCAGGATTCCCTCTTCGCCCATGTCGCCGTCGAAGGCCGCCTTATGTCGCTCCTTCTGGAGATAGGGATCGGCACCGACGGCGACCACGCCCTCCCGCGCCCAGGCGGGCATCACGGCCGGCCTGGGCACCGCTACACCTTTCGGCGTGTAGGAGGCGCATCCGTGGAGAAGAAGCAGCGAGGCGAGCCCCCAGGCGACCGTCGAGCGGCTCACGGTCTGAGCCTTTGCAGCAGGGTGGCGAGCCACTGGGGCATCCATCGGGTGCTCACTCCGCTCTGGCGCAGCCACGCGCGAACTTCGGGAACGTCGCGAAACCCCGCGGCCAGCTTGGTCGCCGCATCCTGAATGGCCAGATCCGCGGCGTCGCCCGGCCCCCGAGAGAAATCGAATCCGAACTGGCCCGGCTTGGCGCCGGCGCCCCTGACCGTCCACGAGGCGAGGAGCGCCCCGTCGGGCGCGTGCAGCTTGATCCGGTAGGTGATCTCCGCGGTGTAGGTACCCGACTTGAGAAAGGGCAGGCCGAAATCGAAGGCCTCGATGGACGGCTCGATCACTCCGGCCATCTTCGGTCCCCCTTCGGGAAGGGGCGGGCGCCCGGAGACGGGCAGTCGTCCCTCGAACAGATGCTGCCACGCCCCATCGAGCACGAGGACGCTGGCCGGGCCAAGAGCGAAGTCCCAGCGATCGCCTCCCCGCCAGATCTTGACTTCACGCTGACGAAACTCCGAGCTGTAGTACACCCCGACGACCACGGGAAGCTGGGCAGCCCCCTGCGGGCTCACGAAGGTGGGCTTGAGCGGGATTGTGTGCGAGCAGGCCGTCAGCACCCCCAGAGCCAGAGGAGCGATGACGAGGCCGATCCGGCGCCATGCGGCGATCATGGTCCCCCCCGGCGGCTTCCCCTCTATGGGCGCCGCCCGGGGCGGGATTATCGCATACGCTCGCGGGCTATTTCAGACGCGGATCGAGGGCGTCGCGGAGGCCGTCCCCGAAGAGGTTGAAGCCGAGGACGGTGATGAAGATGGCCAGCCCCGGGAAGAGCGACAGCCACGCGTTGGCCTGGATGAAGGACACATTGGCCTTGAGATCCCAGCCCCAGCTTGGGGTCGGCGGCTGCGTCCCCAGGCCGAGGAAGGAGAGGGTGGCCTCCACGATGATCGAGGTGGCGATGCCGATGGTGGTGGTCACGATGATCGGGGCCAGGCAGT
This window encodes:
- a CDS encoding RES family NAD+ phosphorylase, coding for MPGAVVWRIARRPFALDRLGIGARDGGGRWNHIGTPVIYAGGTIAIAALELFVHLAGIVPPDLVLVRIELPDKHSAETPALAQLPRDWPRVPATPGSMTFGTAWAKELRS
- a CDS encoding antitoxin Xre/MbcA/ParS toxin-binding domain-containing protein, translating into MAKRRKAMKRSPGAVLTRRHARMRPAGRKGGGSTRELPAFQGFVSTETAAAQKIDLIRAGVGARMVDDMVAYLEVPKAVIFALLHTPESTAHKLIKDNRTLDAAASAGVVRVADIARMAETTFGGREPATHWLKTANLALSGATPLSMLDTEPGAAEVRRVLQAINAGGVL
- the murB gene encoding UDP-N-acetylmuramate dehydrogenase, translated to MLGRIVGAVRFREPLSFHTSLRMGGPAEFFIMPQDVDDLRYALAFAEQEELPLIVIGGGNNLLVSDRGLQAVVVKLQGILSRAEFAGDEVAVGAGMPLSALIREAAAQGLGGLEYLAGIPATVGGALATKARTGEGSLLQHCSAIYFVHPDGTLGEHRVGGPATGQSFDLPAGGILVGCRMQLERRPAQVVQKALQHRLKVWKESQPFALATAGYIWKNPPGDRAARLVETVGLRGKRVNGAEISSKSANLIVNRGGATHHDILALMEMARERVETRLGITLRPEIRLVGFPAGVPFEAQPLELSAAR